Within Burkholderia cepacia GG4, the genomic segment TCGACGACGCGTAAGCGTCGCGCGCCATCGTCCCGGCGGTGCGCGCTCGTCGACGATCGGCACGCGCGTGTGACGTTCGGTCGCGGCTTTTCTCGGGGTTTATGCCGATGGCGACGCGCGATCGTGCATGCCGTTCGTGACATCCGTGCCGCAGCGATTGCCTGATGCGGCGTCGTTGTCTTAAGATCGGCGTCAGACCAGCCCACCGCCTCCGGCGCCGAATGAAAACGAATATACGCCTGCGTGTCGCCATCATTGCTTCGGCTTTCGCCTTCTATCACGTATTCATGCACGTCCAGTGGGTCGTCAGCGGTTGCATCGAATTCCTCGGCAGCCGGCATTGCAGCTTCGAGAACACCGCGAATTTCGAAGGGATGATGGACTTCGATCTGCTGCTGACCTGCGCGTGGGTCGCGGGCGCGCTGATGGGGTGGTTCACCATCGCGCGCGCGCCGAAGAAGCCCGGCTAGCCGGGCGGGCGTCGCGCCGCCGCTTATTGCGTGCGCACCGGCTCCGGCCGGTCGTGCAGGATCGCGAGCGACAGCGCCGCGAGACCGCAGCTGGCGATCAGCATCAGCAATGCACCCTTGCCGGCGTGCACCATCACCCAGCCGCCGACCGAAGGGAACCCGAATGCACCGAGGAAATACGACGCGACGAACCACGTCAGCACGCCGTGCCGTTGCGTGTCCGCGCAATCGTTGACCGCCTGCGCCTGGATCACCGGGTAGACGAGACCGTAGCCGGCGCCGAGCAGAATGGCCGCGATGGACTGGAACGATGCATGCGCGGACGCGCCGAACATTGCGAGCGCGCCGAGCAGCATCATCACGAGCAAACCCTTGGTCGCCGTTTCCGGGCGCGCCATCCTGACCCATCGCCCGAGCAGCCAGCGCGCGGTCACCACCGTCATCGTGTAAAGACTGAAGAATGTGCTGGGGCGCGCGTGCGTGCCTTGCATCAGCGACATCTGGAACGTCATCAGGCCGGAGAACACGCAGGTGCCGAGTGCGATCATCGCGATCGGCGCGGCCGCGCGCGTGCGCGAGATGGCGCGGAGGTCGCGCACCCAGCGTCCGCCGGGCACGGATGCGGGCTTGCGCGGGCACAGTCGGCCGAATGTTTCCAGCAGCAGCGACGCCACCACGCACAGGGCGCCGACCGCATAAAGCGTGTCTTCGATCGACCAGTGGAGCATCCTCATCGCATACGCGGCAAACGCCGGGGACGCGCCGATCCCCGTCATCTGGAACGTCGCCGATCGAAAGAACCATCTGCCGCGCTCCGCGCCGCTGGTTCGCTCGGCCAGCGACATCGGCGCGGCCAGGTGAAACGCGCCCCAGCCGAACCCGACCAGGAAACCGGACGCCAGGTCGGCGGACGGCACGCGTCCGCCGAGCGCGAAGCCGACGATGCCG encodes:
- a CDS encoding MFS transporter, translating into MRVHSALLFLFGTLLTAGGYGATFLLSMRFRAIGGSDLDTGAALAAATVGTFAGLSFVGWFSQQIGTARIAALSSLCIGTGIVGFALGGRVPSADLASGFLVGFGWGAFHLAAPMSLAERTSGAERGRWFFRSATFQMTGIGASPAFAAYAMRMLHWSIEDTLYAVGALCVVASLLLETFGRLCPRKPASVPGGRWVRDLRAISRTRAAAPIAMIALGTCVFSGLMTFQMSLMQGTHARPSTFFSLYTMTVVTARWLLGRWVRMARPETATKGLLVMMLLGALAMFGASAHASFQSIAAILLGAGYGLVYPVIQAQAVNDCADTQRHGVLTWFVASYFLGAFGFPSVGGWVMVHAGKGALLMLIASCGLAALSLAILHDRPEPVRTQ